In candidate division KSB1 bacterium, the sequence TCTACGTAGTAGGCTTTGATATCGTCCTCTTCAATCAAAGGGTAATTGGGATCGAAAATTCGCAGTGCATCTTCAATGGTATTAGCTTTCATATTACTCTCCTGCTAAATTCAGGAAACGCTCTGCTCGAGGGGGCTGAATACGAATTTATTTCATCTACAATAATTATTCGGGACACAAGATTGGTCGTCACAAATCCAAAAATTCAATTCAAAAGAGCAATTTAGTATTTTCACCATTTGATCCATCGAAAAGAGAGGTCATCTTCTTATCGTTTGCGAGGTCGCCCTAAAAATAAAAAGATCCAGGTACTTCTCTATAGGTTTTCTAATTGGCTTAATTGTTAGGGCTCCGAACCTGCCTTTCAGAATGGCCGACTACCACGGCGCATACCGCATCGCCAGTGATATTGACAGTAGTGCGACACATATCCAGAATTCTATCTACTCCCAAAACAAGTGCTATTCCTTCAAGGGGTATCCCGATTTGTTTCAGCACCATGGTAAGCGTTATCATGCCAACCCCTGGAACCCCAGCGGCTCCGATCGATGCTAACGTTGCCATTAATACGATGGTGAGCTGCTGCCCAATCGTTAGATCTATCCCAAAAACTTGTGCAATAAACACGGCCGCAACTCCTTGATAGAGCGCAGTCCCATCCATATTGATGGTGGCGCCCAGCGGCAGCACAAAACTGGTGATTTCTTTGTTGACCCCAAGGTTTTCTTCAACGCATTCCATGGTAACTGGTAAAGTGGCAGAGCTGGAACTTGAGCTGAAAGCAATCAGTTGCGCGGGACGGATCCCGCGGAAGAATCGTGTCACGCTGGCTTTGGCTCGGGTGAGTAGCTTTAGAGCGAGGCTGTAAATCAAAGTAACATGGATTAGCAGCCCCACAATCACGACCAGAGAATATTTGAACAATGGGCCTAAAATGCCCAGCCCAAACTCACCAATGATGGAGGCAATCAATGCAAAGACACCATACGGTGCTAAAGCCATAATAATATGAACCAGCTTGATCATCGCCTCGTTGATTCCATCAAAAAAGGATATAACTGGTGCAGCCTTCGCGGGTGGGATGAGCGTTATCGCAATCCCTAATATCAGCGCAAAGAGAATAATCTGAAGCATTTCGCCGGCCGCAAACGATTCAATAGGATTCCGTGGGATAATATTGAGGAGCGTCTCCGCCATTCCTGGCTTCTTGAGTGCAACATCAATCTTCGATGCCGCCTCATTAGAGTAATTTGCCAGAAGTTGTTCCTGGGTTGCCTTAGAAATTCCCGATCCTGGCTGAAACAGGTTGGCAAGCACCAAGCCTATGATAATAGCGATGGCCGTTGTGCAAAGATAATATACGATTGTTTTACTGCCGATTCTCCCTAGCTTACGAACATCATTGAGACTGGCAGTTCCAACGAACAATGAGGCGAAAACCAGCGGGACCACTACCATGGTGATGAGGCGAATGAACGCAGTCCCTAATGGTTTGACATAATGACTGATGAAAACAGCAAAACCAAACTTATTGGCAAGGATTCCAATGATTGCCCCAAAAATGAGTCCCAACATGATCCTAGTGTAAAGTTCGAGCTTCGGCAGTTTCATTTTATCTCCTGAGGTTGAAATGGAAAAAGCAATCCTTTATCACAATTCTCTCCAGAATTATTTCGATACCCGAGCATCCATCAGATTTGATGAACGCATGCCAAATCAAACCAGATCGATCCATTCTAAGGGCCAGCGCCATTGCTTTCCATCGGCTGTTTCAATGACCACGCGGCGAGAGTGGCTTCGCACTGGCAAAACCACTGGGACAATCTGTCCATGGTAACGGCCTTTCGGATCATGTTTGATCAATACTTTATCCCCAATGGATAACGACCGATAGCGTTTAAATGGATCAATGAGTTGATAGATTAATCGCAGTGAAGAGCTTTGCTTGGCCCTGGGCTGATTGATCTTTAGCCCTTTGACGTGAAAATTTAATTGCTGAAGGCGATCTATTGCCCACTTGTTGGCTAAATTTTCTCCTTCTCGGGCATGAAAACCGAGATGATAGCGGCGAAAATGATGCAATTCATGGGCAAACAGAAAAGCAATATGGTCGCGCAATGACTCATACGTTAATTTCCAGCCATAGCGATCGAACTGGCACAGCGGATATGAAAGTTTCCGCATACCAATGTGCATTCGAATGAGCTTAAAATTAGCTGGCAAATCTTGAGGGATATCAAATCCACGGGTAAATTTCCATCTACCACGGGAACTAATAAACTGACTCGCAGAGAGCCAATTTCGGGCAAAAGCTATGCCTCCGCTCCACGAATACTTGCTGAGAAAATAGTTTGAAACGACCAAATCGCTTGTATCTGTATCATCAGATATCAAGTCGAATATGTCTGTTAGTTCAGATTGGACCAAATTCAATCTTTGCTGCCAATTGGTATCTGAGAAATAATAAATTTTCATACCGGCGTTCTGTGGCTGATTTTTTTGCCTTGAAATTTCATAAGAAAATAACAAAAAAATTGGATAATTGCAAACTAATTTATAATCGATCGCATTAATCGGCAGCAAAACTTGCAAACTGATATGGATTCGATGAATTAATAGATCAAAAATCAAACCAAGATTCATGAATTTAATGGCTGAAACCCGATGCCAATATAGCAAAATTTTCGAAAATGAATAGAGAAAATTTTCAGTACGAAAAATGGACCAGACGATCTTAAGCAGACCATCAATTAATTATTGACTTTGAAGTTTATTATGTGTAATTTTGATCAAGTCCAGAACAATGAGGATAACCATAGCAAGCGGTTTGGATCATGAGCGAGGTGGATCTCTTAAAGATAGTCATTTCTGGGGGTGGCACAGGCGGTCATATCTACCCTGGAATTGCCATAGCCAACAAGATAAAACAACTTCATCCAAAGAGCCAAATTGTTTTTGTTGGAGTCAAGAATCGAATTGAGGCCAAAATTGTCCCAAAGGAAGGGTATCCACTAAAGACGATTTATATCAAATCACTCCCGAGAAAAATGGGGCTGAAGACGATCGGCTTCCTATTCTCGCTATTCGTCGGTTTGATCCAATCGATAATTTTCCTGCTTCGCTATAAGCCGAAGGTGGTTGTCGGTACTGGGGGCTATGTGAGCTATCCAGTGGTCTACGCGGCTCATTTGCTCAAAATCCCCACTTTGATCCAGGAGCAAAACAGCTATCCTGGGATTGCCACGAAGAAGTTGGCTTCAAAGGTTGATGAAATTCATTTGGCTTTTGAAGAGGCGGCACGATATTTATCCAAGGCTCATCCTGAAAAATTTAGAATCACGGGTAATCCAATCCGTTTGCCTTCGGGTCGCATAGATCGAGCAAAGGCGTTGGAGCAATTTGGCTTGGAAAAAAACAAACGCACGTTACTGCTGTTTGGTGGCAGTCAAGGAGCAGCGCCTTTAAACGAGGCGTTGTTGAATGCATTGCCAGAGCTGTCGCCGAACATTCAAATTCTCTGGCAAACTGGGGAGCTGGATTACGAGCGGGTTCGAACTGAAAGCAAAAAATTTCAGCATCGAATGGTTATTCAGCCTTTCTTTTTCAATATGGCGGATGCCTATGCGGCAACCGATCTTGCCTTGTGTCGCGCTGGGGCAATTACTATTGCTGAACTCGTGCAAGCTGGGGTTCCTGCCATCTTTGTGCCGTTACCCCATGCGGCTGAAGGCCATCAAGAGAAAAACGCTCGGGTTCTGGTCGCTGCGAATGCAAGTGCCATGATTTTACAGCAGGATTTAACTGGTCTGCGACTCAAGGCGGCGATCGAAGAATTAATTTTCGATGACGTGAAGTTGACAGAAATGCGACGAAACCTTCAAAAATTCCATTATCCTGATGCCGCTGGTCAAATCGCTCAGCGAGTCATCGAATTGGCAGGGCAAAAGGTTTAGGATGGTGAAAAAAAATATCTGCGCGATTATTCCCGCCTTCAATGTGCAGAATACCATCGCTGAAGTGATCTTCGGAACCAGTCAGGTGATTCCGCTTCACCACATCATTGTGATAGATGATGGTTCCAATGACCAAACTGGGACGATCGCTCGTCACGCTGGCTGCATCGTTCTACGCAACGATTTCAATTGCGGCAAGGGCTTTTCATTAAAAAAAGGCTTTGCCTTTGCCATTCAAAACAACTTTCAGGCGCTGATCACTTTGGATGGGGATCTTCAGCACGACCCCGGCGAAATACCGAATTTTATTGCTGCGTTTGAAACAAATCAGGCCGATTTGATATTGGGGGACCGCTCTCATGATTTTTCCACTATGCCATTGGATCGCCAGTTAAGCAATAAAATCACTTCCTTGATCATCTCTATTTTTACAGGGCAGCGGGTCAGGGATAGTCAAACCGGTTACCGCTTAATCCGATCTGAAATCCTGAAGCATATTTCGTTGATCAGCAATCGCTACGAAACCGAATCGGAATTGTTAATAAAAGCCCTATTAAAGGGCTATCGCATCGCTCATGTGCCCATCAAAACCATCTATAACCAGCAGCCGAGTCATATCCATCGATTCATCGATACATTGAGATTTCTGAAAATATTTTTCTTTAGTATCCTCAGCCATTAGGAATCTTCCATTAAAAGAAATTGCTGAGCAAAATCGTTCACTTTGAGAGCTCTACAAAATAATCGCATATTGAACAAATGCGGCTATTCCTGCGGAAGCAGGGATTTCTTTTTTGAGACGGATCGGCTATTGGGAAAATAGCTGGATTCATTGACATGACAGTCAGATCTCAAATTATCTGGATGCTGCAGAAGTCTGCTTCATAAACAGAGGGCGTCATTCTCTCATTGCACAAAATATGCTAAGCTGAACCCAAAAAATCAATTTTTTTGTTGACTTAATAATGAAAAATTGTTATATTCTGTGCCCTAAAAAATGAAAATGAGAGGGTGTAGCTCAGCCGGTAGAGCAACGGCCTTTTAAGCCGTGGGCCCAGGGTTCGATTCCCTGCACCCTCACCAATACTTAAAAAAGCTTGACAATTTAACAATTTTTTCGCGCCCATAGCTCAATTGGCAGAGCATCTGACTCTTAATCAGGAGGTTCCAGGTTCGATTCCTGGTGGGCGCACGATAAATCAGCTCACATGAAAGTGGGCTTTTTTTGTTTTTCATCTAAAAGCTCTCATGTCAAATGGTCGAAAATTTGGTATACAACCAATGTCAGCTTTGCCCTAGAAATTGTCAGGCAAATCGATCCAATTCGAAGCTGGGATATTGCGGCGAAAGCGATCGGTTACGCATCGCTACTATTGAAGCTCATTTTGGAGAGGAACCACCTATCTCGGGGACGAATGGTTCGGGGACAGTGTTTTTCTCCGGTTGCAGTTTGAAGTGTATTTATTGCCAGAACTATCAGATTTCGCATCAACATCTCGGTCGGATCATGACAGTC encodes:
- a CDS encoding dicarboxylate/amino acid:cation symporter, which produces MKLPKLELYTRIMLGLIFGAIIGILANKFGFAVFISHYVKPLGTAFIRLITMVVVPLVFASLFVGTASLNDVRKLGRIGSKTIVYYLCTTAIAIIIGLVLANLFQPGSGISKATQEQLLANYSNEAASKIDVALKKPGMAETLLNIIPRNPIESFAAGEMLQIILFALILGIAITLIPPAKAAPVISFFDGINEAMIKLVHIIMALAPYGVFALIASIIGEFGLGILGPLFKYSLVVIVGLLIHVTLIYSLALKLLTRAKASVTRFFRGIRPAQLIAFSSSSSSATLPVTMECVEENLGVNKEITSFVLPLGATINMDGTALYQGVAAVFIAQVFGIDLTIGQQLTIVLMATLASIGAAGVPGVGMITLTMVLKQIGIPLEGIALVLGVDRILDMCRTTVNITGDAVCAVVVGHSERQVRSPNN
- a CDS encoding glycosyltransferase family 2 protein, giving the protein MVKKNICAIIPAFNVQNTIAEVIFGTSQVIPLHHIIVIDDGSNDQTGTIARHAGCIVLRNDFNCGKGFSLKKGFAFAIQNNFQALITLDGDLQHDPGEIPNFIAAFETNQADLILGDRSHDFSTMPLDRQLSNKITSLIISIFTGQRVRDSQTGYRLIRSEILKHISLISNRYETESELLIKALLKGYRIAHVPIKTIYNQQPSHIHRFIDTLRFLKIFFFSILSH
- the murG gene encoding undecaprenyldiphospho-muramoylpentapeptide beta-N-acetylglucosaminyltransferase — translated: MSEVDLLKIVISGGGTGGHIYPGIAIANKIKQLHPKSQIVFVGVKNRIEAKIVPKEGYPLKTIYIKSLPRKMGLKTIGFLFSLFVGLIQSIIFLLRYKPKVVVGTGGYVSYPVVYAAHLLKIPTLIQEQNSYPGIATKKLASKVDEIHLAFEEAARYLSKAHPEKFRITGNPIRLPSGRIDRAKALEQFGLEKNKRTLLLFGGSQGAAPLNEALLNALPELSPNIQILWQTGELDYERVRTESKKFQHRMVIQPFFFNMADAYAATDLALCRAGAITIAELVQAGVPAIFVPLPHAAEGHQEKNARVLVAANASAMILQQDLTGLRLKAAIEELIFDDVKLTEMRRNLQKFHYPDAAGQIAQRVIELAGQKV